From a region of the Deinococcus planocerae genome:
- a CDS encoding toprim domain-containing protein, which translates to MKLLIVESPAKAKKIQSLLGRGWTVRACLGHVRDPPARKEDLPEKHRNLPWARLGVNVEENYAPLYVIREGKHKTIQELKAAAKGAQQVLLASDPDREGESIAWHLAVLLGLGKEAQRVTYQEITESALRQAVAHPRPIDYYLVGAQETRRVLDRLAG; encoded by the coding sequence ATGAAGCTGTTGATCGTCGAGTCCCCGGCCAAAGCCAAGAAGATCCAGAGCCTCCTCGGCCGCGGCTGGACCGTCCGGGCTTGCCTCGGCCACGTCCGCGACCCTCCCGCCCGCAAAGAAGACCTGCCCGAGAAACACCGCAACCTCCCCTGGGCACGCCTCGGCGTGAACGTGGAGGAGAACTACGCGCCGCTGTACGTCATCCGCGAGGGCAAGCACAAGACCATCCAGGAACTCAAAGCCGCTGCTAAGGGAGCACAGCAGGTGCTGCTCGCCTCCGACCCGGACCGGGAAGGGGAGAGCATCGCTTGGCACCTCGCCGTGCTCCTTGGTCTAGGTAAAGAGGCGCAGCGAGTCACCTACCAGGAGATCACCGAATCTGCTTTGAGACAGGCCGTCGCCCACCCCCGCCCCATTGACTACTACCTGGTCGGGGCGCAGGAGACCCGGCGGGTGCTCGACCGTCTGGCCGGGTAA
- a CDS encoding ISL3 family transposase: MNFDLRALLTLDGLHLDHVVLDEQSGRIVVEVHSTTPTPVCPRCGTPSSRTRSTYTRTLADLPWGGRRVVWRLRVRRCPCLCSSCPQRIFAERFQTLTVPFARRTSRLADSLRAVGLALGGRGGERLAGLCSLVVGRKALLTLVRRVPPPSVAAVRVLGMDDWAYRKGQTYGTILVDHESRRVIDLLPDRKPNTLAAWLHAHPGVQIMTRDRAVVYANGIRQGAPETVQVADRWHLLKNLGEAVLRGLLGHGEDLKVAFAEPLPKPGESSAEALDSPELNLMPPQPDVSPHKQAQFDRIHALRAGGRSFRSIAFELQLSRNTVKKYARLDRCPERIRRPRGQAIAAYESYLVERFNAGQRNARRLWEEICTQGFTGSASVVRHYMSDIRRQHGVTGRRDDGSSDRPQALVPTGARRPTLATLAFTVIREPEERNDRERDWMDKLMQTNDEVASVVTLAQQFADMVRRRDPSELGTWLRAATDSGIAALKGFAQGVWSDLEAVREGMWQAWSNGRVEGHVNKLKLVKRQMYGRAKFDLLRARLLAASG; encoded by the coding sequence ATGAACTTCGACCTACGCGCCCTCCTCACTCTGGATGGGCTGCATCTCGATCACGTCGTCCTCGATGAACAGAGTGGTCGCATCGTCGTCGAGGTGCATAGCACCACACCAACCCCGGTGTGCCCGAGGTGTGGGACGCCGTCTTCCCGGACGCGCAGCACGTACACCCGCACCCTCGCCGACCTGCCGTGGGGTGGGCGGCGCGTCGTGTGGCGGCTGCGCGTTCGTCGCTGCCCCTGTCTGTGTTCGTCGTGCCCGCAACGCATCTTCGCCGAACGCTTCCAGACCCTCACCGTGCCCTTCGCCCGTCGGACCTCTCGCTTGGCCGACTCCCTGCGCGCCGTTGGACTCGCGCTGGGTGGGCGGGGTGGTGAGCGGCTGGCTGGGTTGTGCTCCCTGGTGGTCGGGCGCAAGGCGCTGCTCACCCTCGTTCGACGGGTGCCGCCACCTTCGGTGGCGGCCGTCCGGGTGCTGGGCATGGACGACTGGGCGTACCGCAAGGGGCAGACGTACGGGACGATCCTCGTTGACCACGAGTCCAGGCGGGTCATCGACCTGCTGCCCGACCGGAAGCCGAACACCCTGGCCGCCTGGTTGCACGCCCACCCGGGCGTGCAGATCATGACTCGGGATCGTGCGGTGGTGTATGCCAACGGCATTCGGCAAGGTGCACCTGAGACGGTGCAGGTCGCGGACCGCTGGCACTTGCTGAAGAACCTGGGTGAGGCCGTGCTCCGGGGGTTGCTCGGACACGGCGAGGACCTCAAGGTCGCCTTCGCCGAGCCGCTTCCCAAACCGGGCGAGTCGAGTGCCGAAGCACTCGACTCGCCCGAGCTGAACTTGATGCCTCCCCAGCCCGATGTCAGCCCCCACAAGCAAGCTCAGTTTGACCGCATTCACGCCCTGCGCGCTGGGGGCCGCAGTTTTCGCAGCATTGCTTTCGAACTTCAGCTCAGCCGCAATACCGTCAAAAAGTACGCCCGACTCGACCGCTGTCCTGAGCGCATCCGGCGCCCACGAGGCCAAGCTATCGCTGCCTATGAGAGCTACCTGGTCGAGCGGTTCAACGCGGGCCAGCGCAACGCCAGGCGGTTGTGGGAAGAGATTTGTACGCAAGGCTTTACGGGCAGTGCGTCGGTGGTCCGGCACTACATGAGCGACATCCGCCGACAGCATGGCGTGACGGGACGGCGGGACGACGGCTCATCTGACCGACCCCAGGCGCTGGTCCCGACGGGCGCACGGCGGCCAACCCTGGCGACGCTGGCGTTCACTGTCATCCGTGAACCTGAGGAGCGCAATGACCGAGAACGCGACTGGATGGACAAGCTGATGCAGACGAACGATGAGGTGGCGAGCGTCGTGACGCTCGCCCAGCAGTTCGCCGACATGGTGCGGCGCCGCGACCCGAGCGAGTTGGGCACCTGGCTCAGGGCGGCGACCGACAGCGGTATCGCAGCACTCAAGGGCTTCGCGCAGGGCGTGTGGAGCGACCTGGAGGCGGTGCGGGAGGGAATGTGGCAGGCGTGGTCGAACGGGCGGGTGGAAGGGCACGTCAACAAGCTCAAGCTGGTCAAGCGCCAGATGTACGGCCGCGCGAAGTTTGATCTGCTGCGTGCCCGGCTGCTGGCCGCGTCGGGGTAG
- a CDS encoding UvrD-helicase domain-containing protein: MNQTLFDHLEAVRRGAKTTVRQKRTPSAYQRTILHDVTRGVRAITVEAGPGSGKTALLEMIAALILELGLLPQGEKGAFLAFNKDIVGTLKKVIPPEFDVRTVSSLGHLICTQNLSGLKFEPRKYDDLIREIVCEARGASPAARRELAERLGACVELHVGHALGLDPRLEDWAEAMDAVDAPILGAETALYTLTLKVLRRGLKLLQDGRVMSFTDQVLAPGVFGWRLSTPYRFLLVDELQDLSRAQLGLLQAATDEHTRVVGVGDQSQSIYSFNGADQDSLRHFTELFGAIRRPLSITYRCPWRHVALAQPFGQALEAAPGAPGGTLDDLSGEEFLALARPGDLVLCRTNAPLVDWCYRLVAAGIPAIVRGRDLARSLVAFTRDAATFDGTKPQRDQVKDSLPLIDITGQLNGYATFLAEQLTREAEREGRDPGLRLAGLADRLSAITRVLDAGGAQTLGQLVANIRLLFQGDPERSVVLSTVHRAKGQEAERVFILEPALLPHPKARTPQALQAERCLQFVAFTRSRRDLFFVDAEYSPIPAGLRAREGG; the protein is encoded by the coding sequence ATGAACCAGACCCTCTTCGACCACCTCGAAGCCGTCCGCCGTGGCGCCAAGACCACCGTCCGACAGAAGCGCACCCCCAGCGCCTATCAGCGCACCATCCTCCACGATGTCACCCGGGGTGTCCGCGCCATCACCGTGGAGGCCGGGCCGGGTAGCGGCAAGACCGCCCTGCTGGAGATGATCGCCGCCCTGATCCTGGAACTCGGCCTGCTGCCACAAGGGGAGAAGGGCGCCTTCCTCGCCTTCAACAAGGACATCGTCGGGACGCTGAAGAAGGTCATCCCGCCCGAGTTCGACGTGCGCACCGTTAGCAGCCTGGGCCACCTGATCTGTACCCAGAACCTCAGCGGCCTGAAATTCGAGCCGCGCAAGTACGACGACCTGATTCGCGAGATCGTCTGCGAAGCCCGGGGCGCCTCGCCCGCCGCCCGGCGAGAACTCGCCGAGCGGCTGGGCGCCTGCGTCGAACTGCATGTGGGGCACGCGTTGGGATTGGACCCCCGGCTGGAAGACTGGGCCGAGGCGATGGACGCCGTGGATGCCCCGATCCTCGGCGCGGAGACGGCGCTGTATACCCTGACACTGAAGGTGCTGCGGCGAGGCCTAAAGCTGTTGCAGGACGGGCGCGTCATGAGCTTCACCGACCAGGTGCTCGCTCCGGGAGTGTTCGGCTGGCGCCTGAGCACGCCGTACCGCTTCCTGCTGGTCGACGAGCTTCAGGACCTCTCCCGCGCGCAGCTAGGGTTGCTCCAGGCGGCCACCGACGAGCACACCCGGGTGGTAGGCGTCGGGGACCAGTCACAGAGCATCTACAGCTTCAACGGCGCCGATCAGGACAGCCTGCGCCACTTCACCGAACTGTTCGGGGCCATCCGGCGGCCGCTGTCGATCACTTACCGTTGCCCCTGGCGACACGTCGCACTCGCCCAACCGTTCGGGCAAGCCCTCGAAGCCGCCCCAGGCGCACCAGGGGGCACCCTCGATGATCTCAGCGGCGAGGAGTTCCTTGCTCTGGCGAGGCCCGGCGACCTGGTGCTCTGCCGCACGAACGCACCGCTCGTCGACTGGTGTTACCGGCTGGTCGCCGCGGGCATCCCCGCCATCGTCCGGGGCCGGGATCTCGCCCGCAGCCTGGTCGCCTTCACCCGCGACGCCGCCACCTTCGACGGAACGAAGCCCCAGCGTGACCAGGTCAAGGACAGCCTGCCGCTCATCGACATCACCGGGCAGCTCAATGGGTATGCCACCTTCCTCGCCGAGCAGCTCACCCGGGAGGCCGAGCGCGAGGGCCGTGATCCGGGGTTGCGCCTGGCCGGACTGGCCGACCGGCTCTCGGCAATCACGCGGGTGCTCGATGCCGGGGGTGCCCAGACGCTGGGGCAACTCGTCGCCAACATCCGACTGCTGTTTCAAGGCGACCCGGAGCGCAGCGTCGTCCTGAGCACGGTCCACCGTGCCAAGGGACAGGAGGCCGAACGCGTGTTCATCCTGGAGCCCGCTCTGCTTCCTCACCCCAAGGCCAGGACGCCGCAGGCGCTCCAGGCCGAGCGATGCCTCCAGTTCGTCGCCTTCACCCGCAGCCGGCGGGACCTGTTCTTCGTGGACGCCGAGTACAGCCCCATCCCGGCGGGATTGCGGGCGCGGGAGGGCGGGTGA
- a CDS encoding PEGA domain-containing protein, whose product MTQGNTAPLLPFDEPRRTLQDVHDDLKREMARLHGQHPDLYEEAVGLFKKNQNAKEHVPAAEQLLADVQALSHPVNLPFVPAASAEQGAVDEALDYPQTTPEPVTTDDTLGLEDGEESEEGEIELDETAEDVDPAADDAGPDGLDPACTVPEATPPVTWPEGTLGAGMISQLAGTLGAGETLSLILARVGDTLLVTVQPTPIQDEPNSTVVPLQVKGLPSALDTQLVMKLNEYREGRSVARDTAHYVATVRAAAEAHRKATQNAAKPKAAPSKPATPASQEGHLTVEVSPRDATLVLTDGGSKTHPFQAGKKTPLPAGEYTLSLDAPGYEAQTQKLSVKPGKETKTAFVLKKASAPSLF is encoded by the coding sequence ATGACTCAGGGCAACACCGCTCCACTGCTCCCCTTCGACGAACCCCGGCGCACCCTGCAAGACGTCCACGACGACCTCAAGCGGGAAATGGCCCGCCTCCACGGGCAGCACCCCGACCTGTACGAGGAAGCGGTCGGGCTCTTCAAGAAGAACCAAAACGCCAAAGAGCACGTCCCGGCTGCCGAGCAGCTCCTCGCCGACGTGCAGGCCCTCTCCCACCCGGTCAACCTGCCCTTCGTCCCCGCCGCCAGCGCCGAACAAGGGGCCGTGGACGAGGCGCTCGACTACCCGCAGACGACGCCTGAACCGGTCACCACCGACGACACGCTGGGCCTGGAGGACGGGGAGGAAAGCGAGGAGGGTGAAATTGAACTGGACGAGACCGCCGAGGACGTGGACCCGGCAGCAGACGACGCTGGTCCAGACGGGCTGGACCCTGCTTGCACCGTCCCGGAGGCCACCCCACCCGTCACCTGGCCGGAAGGGACGCTGGGTGCCGGGATGATCAGCCAGCTCGCCGGCACCCTCGGGGCGGGGGAGACCCTCAGCCTGATCCTCGCCCGCGTCGGGGACACGCTCCTCGTGACCGTGCAGCCCACTCCCATCCAGGACGAACCGAACAGCACGGTAGTGCCCCTGCAGGTGAAGGGGCTCCCGAGCGCGCTCGATACCCAGCTCGTCATGAAGCTCAACGAGTACCGGGAGGGTCGCAGCGTGGCCCGGGACACCGCGCACTACGTTGCGACCGTCCGAGCCGCTGCCGAGGCGCATCGCAAGGCCACCCAAAACGCGGCCAAGCCCAAGGCCGCCCCGAGTAAGCCCGCCACACCAGCCAGCCAGGAAGGGCACCTCACCGTCGAGGTCTCACCCAGGGACGCCACCCTCGTCCTCACCGACGGGGGCAGCAAGACCCACCCCTTCCAGGCTGGGAAGAAGACCCCGCTGCCTGCCGGGGAGTACACCCTCAGCCTCGACGCCCCGGGCTACGAGGCCCAGACCCAGAAGCTGAGCGTCAAGCCCGGCAAGGAAACCAAGACCGCCTTCGTCCTGAAAAAGGCGAGCGCCCCCAGCCTGTTCTGA
- a CDS encoding PRTRC system protein C produces MTQSTEVTVTAVQRKIVYEGRELADVSPTVSVEDVVKIHALTTPELATAVVEGPELQEGQRVYTVKKRLGTKG; encoded by the coding sequence ATGACCCAGAGCACTGAAGTGACCGTGACCGCAGTCCAGCGCAAGATCGTCTACGAAGGCCGCGAACTCGCCGACGTCAGCCCCACCGTCAGCGTCGAGGACGTCGTCAAAATCCACGCCCTCACCACTCCCGAACTCGCCACGGCGGTCGTCGAAGGCCCCGAGCTTCAGGAGGGCCAGCGTGTCTACACCGTCAAGAAGCGCCTCGGCACGAAAGGCTAA
- a CDS encoding PRTRC system protein B — MQLELNALPEVHARLALIVYTDHRQEQGIVMQHNLGERDGALYMAEGVNVTRDTIETLLKLNAMQTLTLVPEHVVALGVGSLAWVVERQERRLLFQGATDKAVAALDGQVFPQPRLLFVTRGAQMFAYALRGMERPTGNTPLYRAPYFNIFSNHAVCNGSMQRPGAITPENADAWTQAFFYSNFVKPADSQKRWATGGTYRELWDAVREAGEFRDEWLVPAGLTLEQALGGR; from the coding sequence ATGCAACTGGAATTGAACGCACTGCCCGAGGTGCACGCCCGTCTCGCCCTGATCGTGTACACCGACCACCGCCAGGAACAGGGCATCGTCATGCAGCACAACCTCGGCGAAAGGGACGGGGCGTTGTACATGGCCGAGGGCGTCAATGTCACGCGCGACACCATCGAGACCCTGTTGAAACTTAACGCCATGCAGACCCTGACCCTCGTGCCTGAGCACGTCGTCGCCTTAGGCGTCGGCTCCCTCGCCTGGGTCGTCGAGCGCCAGGAACGGCGATTGTTGTTTCAGGGAGCAACGGACAAGGCTGTGGCCGCCTTGGACGGGCAGGTCTTTCCCCAACCACGTCTCCTGTTCGTCACTCGGGGAGCACAGATGTTCGCTTACGCGCTGCGGGGCATGGAGCGACCCACCGGGAACACCCCGCTCTACCGCGCGCCGTACTTCAACATCTTCAGCAACCACGCGGTCTGCAACGGCAGCATGCAGCGCCCGGGGGCCATCACCCCGGAGAACGCCGACGCCTGGACGCAGGCCTTCTTCTACTCGAACTTCGTCAAGCCCGCCGACAGCCAGAAGCGTTGGGCGACGGGAGGGACCTACCGCGAGCTGTGGGACGCCGTACGGGAAGCAGGCGAGTTCAGGGACGAGTGGTTGGTCCCGGCGGGCCTCACCCTTGAACAGGCCCTGGGAGGCCGCTGA
- a CDS encoding PRTRC system ThiF family protein yields MTHKLPSSFLGRERLKVAVVGVGGTGSEVLTGLTHLHLALRALDHAGLYVTAFDPDEVSHANLVRQRYHHSDLGRNKAETLVTRVNLACNLDWVAVPLKFSGHRARAPWDLVISCVDSRAARRSLHFAAHGKGMYTWRYWLDCGNDLTTGQVVLGTPREAGKRLKHHLPCATELHPELMDTTGPEDDTPSCSAIEALSRQDLFVGRMVATHALDLLWQLFRHRELTHHARYFELRGAALSSRGC; encoded by the coding sequence ATGACGCACAAGCTCCCCTCCAGCTTCCTGGGCCGGGAACGCCTGAAGGTCGCCGTCGTCGGCGTGGGCGGCACGGGCAGCGAAGTGTTGACCGGCCTGACGCACCTGCATCTGGCACTTCGGGCACTCGACCACGCAGGCCTGTACGTCACGGCGTTCGACCCGGACGAGGTGAGCCACGCCAACCTGGTCCGCCAGCGCTACCATCACAGCGACCTGGGGCGGAACAAGGCCGAGACCCTCGTCACCCGGGTCAACCTGGCGTGCAACCTCGATTGGGTCGCCGTTCCCCTCAAGTTCAGCGGGCACCGTGCCCGGGCGCCCTGGGATCTGGTGATCAGTTGCGTCGATTCCCGGGCGGCCCGCAGGAGTCTGCATTTCGCCGCGCACGGGAAGGGGATGTACACCTGGCGATATTGGCTGGACTGCGGGAATGACCTCACGACGGGTCAGGTTGTCCTCGGGACGCCCCGGGAAGCGGGCAAGCGCCTCAAGCATCATCTGCCCTGTGCGACGGAACTCCACCCGGAACTGATGGACACCACCGGGCCCGAGGACGACACCCCGAGTTGCAGTGCCATTGAGGCCTTGAGCCGTCAGGACCTCTTCGTGGGGCGGATGGTGGCGACGCACGCCCTGGACCTGCTGTGGCAGCTTTTCCGGCACCGGGAGCTAACGCACCACGCCCGGTACTTCGAGTTGCGCGGGGCGGCGCTGAGCAGCCGGGGGTGTTAA